GTAAAGGAGAAATTAATCTTACACTGTTTTACTACTAGTAGGCATTACTTTTGAAACTGCAGCATATGAACTTGATCAGGAGAACGTAATGAAATAAGACAGTATAAAGGCAAGATATTAATTTCAAAGAGAATGTAACGATGAtgacttttttctcttgctgcagaGAACATACATATTTACCTTCCTACTCAGTTCTCGGTTATTTATGCATCCGTATGAGCTAATGGCCAAAGTTTGCCACTTATGTGTTGAGCACCAGAGACTAAGTGATCCTGATAATGATAAGGTAATGgtacattattaatattataatattacagTTTGTTTTATTAGGAATGCTTACTCTATGGCTTAGATTCTGTGAAGTTGTTTCCTTAAGTAACCCTGGTTTATCCCCAGGCTAGAATGCATAAATGGCATCATGGCTATACAAGGGGAATTGTGAATGGTATAAAGAATAAAGAACACAGGATAAATCACATGCAGctcgggtgcactggctcacgcctgtaatcccagcactttgggaggccagggtgggtggatcacctgaggtcaggagttttgagaccagcctggccaacatgtgaaaccccatctctactaaaaatacaaaaattagctggccgtggttgcgcatgcctgtaatcccagctaccccggaggctgaggcaggagaatcgcttgaacctgggaggcaggttgcagtgagctgagattgcaccactgcactccagcctgggagacagagtgagactctgtctcaaaaataaaagaaattgaaaatttaacaatttttaaaaataaattaattaaatgcaATGGAGGATCCCTAGGTCCTGCCTTAAGTTGGTGGCACTTAGCATGGACATGGAGGGAGGGGGGCTGGAGCTTCTTCTTCATCCCTAAAGACTTTGCACTAGAAGTTTCTCAGTGACACTGTTTGTAACTATTTATTTGATGTAGTCCATAGTGATAAATATCACTGAATTagatttgctttttcttcctagAACCAGATGAGAAAAATCGCACCCAAAATCCTTCAACTCCTCACGGAATGGACGGAAACATTTCCCTATGATTTTCGGGATGAAAGAATGATGAGAAACTTAAAAGATCTGGCTCACCGAATAGCCAGTGGCGAAGAGGTTGGTAACCTGAATTTAGCACGGCTGCTGGAATTCCCAGGCAGAGCCTGGGTGGGAAATGGTGCCCAATTATGCATCCTAATCTCCACTGCTTCCTCTCTGTTTTGCCTTTGGGCAAGCCCTCCACATCACATATTGGTCTGTTTAGTATGTCAAGTGAGAATGATTATACCATCCCACTTCAAAGGGATATGATCTAGAGTTTTATGTGATTAATTTGGGGCTATGTTCATGTCAACTCATGCACAGGATTTATGTTGCAagtgtgttttaattttactttacttttaccATTTTTCCTCCCAAAAAGGTTTGACACAGCTAGTTAGATGATAAATGGCATGTTAATAGACATCAACACTAGTGGATATAAAGTAAATAACATTAATATATTAACCAATGATAAATAGTAGATTAATAAATCATAAATAGAAATAGACATTCTGGGCCatggcagaaagaaaataaatacactcCTGTTGAGAATGAGTAGAGGAGGACAGGACTGCTGTGGTATGAGTTTAAGTTCCAGGTAAAAGGGAAATACAACTGGTCATGTGATATTCACTATCAGAAAAGAGGAAGTATAGTAATTATTGAGGgacttaaatgaaaaatttagaaactttCTTCTGAAGAACTTTGTATAGGGTCATAGAATAAGATCCTACAAACTGTTCTTTATGGTGTTTACAACATACCTTCCTGTACAGAAGCTGAGTTCATAGATTCATGTGTAAATTAGCAAAGATAATTCTTGGGGGAGGAGAAGACTGAGAAAATGAGGCAAGTCTTCCAGTGCTCAGAAGCTGATTTAAGGATAGACTCTAGTATAGGTAGAGGTTAAAAGTAAGTCTCTTAGATAGTCTTTCATAAATATCACTTCCCTCAGTTGAGCCTTTGATAAGCACTAACTACTAGCTGTGACAAATTCAAGGTTATCTTTTTTGAAGCAGGACCAGAGGGCTGGTATTCTGTGTTGAGACTTGCTGGGCAAGGATGTCCTTGTAGTTTCCATGTTGCAGGTCAACTTCTGGGAACAAGTCATTCAGGCACAGATACACTTTCACTTGGAAAAAGTAGATGAAGCACTTGGCAATGATGTTGCATTTTATTCATCTTAAAATGCATTTTCCATTATGAGTAACCTTCCTTGAGAACTCTTTCAGTGGTGTGCTGTAATGTATAACTTGATACCCTaccctttttttctgagacagagccttgctctgttcctCAGGCTAGAGTGGAGCgttgccatcatggctcactgcagccttgacttctctggctgaatcaatcctcccacctcagcttccctagtagctgggactacaagtgcatacaactttgcctggctagttttttctagtttttgtagagacaaagcctcactatgttgtccaggctggtctccaaattttgggctcaagcagtccactggccttggcctcccaaagtgctggaattacaggtgtgagccactgcacccaaccacaATTTTTGTGAGAAAAGGGGAAGTATATTAATTGTTGAGGGAATtaagtgaaaaatttaaaaactttcatCTGAAGAACTTTGGGGCTCTGTTCATGTCAGCTCATGCACAGGATTTATGTTGGAagtgtgttttaattttactttacttATACCTTTGTACTTCCAAAAAGGTTTGACACAGCTAGTTAGATGATAATCAATGGCATCTTaatacatataaacattttaatgccATTTCTCCCAATTTTACAAAATCAGACTAAAATTATGTCAGGCTAGCTCTTGAAACATCTATATGGGCTTTCCTGTATTATGTTCTCATGAAAATGAGATTAACCATTTTACTGTTACTTTTTGACATTATATTATTATGAACCCAAGTGGTCGAGACAGCCATTATTTCTGCCGGGCTGAATGAGTCATTTCCTGAGTCGCTGTGCAAGTTATGACGGTTATAATCATTTTGCCAGTTTGCCTATTACAGGTTCTAGCCAGGTATGAATTGATAGGTCCCTTGCTTACAAAGGCAAAGGTAAGCATCACGGTACAGTTTTGTAGTAAATCTTATCTTAGAGGGGTTAGCCGTGGAGTTCCTTGGCAGGGTAAGTGCTGGCTCAGCGACCTTGGTTTATGTATCTGAAGCTTCTCAAAAGATCAGTGATATCATAAGGGCTTTTTCTTGTATGAAGGCTGAGACCTAAGTCAGACAGTTTTCATTTCAGTTAGGTTGTCTTTAGCTACTTAACATTATATGTCAGTTATCTTATCTTCCCTCTATTGCCTTTATAACTTAGTTCTTTCCAAAAGAAACAccttaaaaatctttttcttttaagataaaaTGTTGGCGTTTTGAAAATACCAAATGGATGGTCCTTCTTGTTGCGGGAGTCAAAGGGGAAATCATTTCTATCTGTGTTTACCTGATGAGAATTGGTCTTTTTGTTTAACAGAAGCAAGCCATTCGAGAGCCGGGTAGAACAGAGAGAAGGGCCAAACAGCCTTGTGACCCTGGCTTCTTTTCAACACTCCTGTGTTAATAACATATTCTTGATAGAAACCTTGCGAAGTTCAAATGGTTTTGAGCATGAAAAGAGGAGATAAGAAGACAAGCCAGTTCTAACTGAGGAATTGATTAAACTAAGGGTTGAGTGGAGAGATGTCACCTGCCTTGATCGGGTTGGGTTTCACAGGGAGATGTTGTTTCTTTAGCTGCTTCTATTCAGTATTcagaattcaaatccacacttgcCAGCTGGTTTATCTGAGTGTGTTTTGGCTAGTCCTCTGAATCCTTGCTCCTTCCTCATCTCTATAAATCGTAGAAGTAACTGCCTTGTGTTAATGCCCTTTCAGCTCTGAAATTGTGTGATCGATGTCCTTCCTCCAGTTCTTTGGCTTCAGGCTCCTTATCAGTCACGTGCTTAGGTGGCTCTCCTCAGAGAGACCTTCCCTCAGCACCCCAACTATGATCGTACCCCCTCCCATTATGCATTATGGGCTTTCACTGCTCTTCCCTTCATAGTGATTCCTAGCACTCTGTGATGAGTAATGATAGCTGGCCCTCTCTCTGTATTTGTGGGATCTGCATCCATGGGTTCAACCAACctcagattgaaaatattcaaaaaatattgagtctgtactgaacatatatagactttttttcttgtcattattccctaaacaatacagtatcaCAGTGATTTACGTAGCATTTACgttgcattaggtattataagtaatgtagagatgatttaaagtatacaggaggatgtgcggATGTTGTATGAAAATAATGTACCATCTTATagcagagacttgagcatctgcagattttggaatCCGAGGGAAGTCCTGGAACTAATCTCCCgaggatactgagggatgactgtacttGCATTTTTATTGCTTGTTTTCCCCTCTAGACCCCATGCTGTGCCCTCTTTGTTCACCAGGCATCCTTAACTCCTAGCTCAGTACCTGGCACCTAGTATTCTCTCAGTAGtgtttgaatgaatgagtcaatcaatgaatgaatgatcaaatGAATTACTGGAATAGGgaaaaattatttccttctatTGGAAGGAAGATGGGTCTGGGTTGGGATTTGTTGCTTCTTgcctgggacttttttttttttttccttttggcagtCAGTGAATCCAGGTGTGCCCTGTATATAATTTAGTCAGGTTCTTCTGAATCTGCCAGGACAGTTCTACATAATTTGGCTTAATATGTTTCTCCCCTGGGGATTTGCCCAAAATGAGGTGGTTTATTAGGACTTGCCTGCAAGAAACATGAAATGAAACTAATCATTGAATTACATGACAAATGACTGTAGTGGGTAGAGTgcaattttctcttccttaaggGGCTGGTCTTTATAATAAGAGCTTCTATCTTTATTTGCCAGGTAATTACTGTCACTGGCATTTGaagttataaaaaagaataagtacaTATTTAGTAAGTCATGACTCAGTGAGGAACCATGCTTAACAGCACAAAGCTTGATTTCTCAAATGGAATCAAATGGCAGCAGGAAACTTTTAAAAGAGGTCATATACATACGCTCTCTCACATGCTCACACACTAGTTGTTGTTGAATAGCTTTCCCCCATACTCTATTGCATACATTTTTCCCTTATATTTTGATGCAGTTTTTTGCTAACAACCTGACTGTACAttcctctgcctcttcctgcagtaaatttttttaaaattgcggaataggctgggtgcggtggctcatgcctgtaatcccagcactttgggaggctgaagcaggcagatcacctgaggtcgggagttcaagaccagcctgaccaccatggagaaaccccatttctactaaagatacacaattagccaggtgtggtggtgcatgcctatattcccagctacttgggaggctgaggcaggagaatcgtttgaacccgggaggcagaaattgtggtgagccaagatcgtgccattgcactccagcctgggcaacaagagcgaaactctgcctcaagaaaaaaaaaattgcagaataAAAATCTTTCAGCAGATATGCTGGTAAAGCATTGCTTCTCACACTTGGCTTATGCAAGGATCAGCTGAGGAGCATCTAGATCATGTGACCCAAGTGCACTGCAGACCAAGTCAAACAGAATGTCTGGGGTGGAACCCAGGCTGCCCCCATTCAGCGGTTCTGCTCATTGCTTCCCAGCAGGTACCCTTGTGTGGTAccctgaatagaagtggtaattTCTTACTAAAGTATTTTCTGCAGGGATCCCGGGAAGGGGTGAGGAGAAGGTGCATGATGTAGGAATGATAACATGCATGGAATAGCAGCTGAGGCATagaataatgaatattttaaaatatttgcataattatTAGAAGTAGTATCTAACTCTCATGTAGTCATTTGTTATGACATTTGGGACAAAGGactgaataaaacattttaagttggtagattttgtttgtttgctttgttttttgagacagattctttgttacccaggctagagtgctgtggcatgatcagggcttaCCATAGCATCAACctctctggctcaagcaatcctcccacctctgtttcccccaagtaactgggactgcaggtgtccggctaatttttaaatttttgtagaggccaggcacggtggctcatgcttaatAATCCCAGCatcttaagaggctgaggtgggcagattacttgaagtcaggagtttgagaccatccttgctaacatggcaaaaccccatctctactaaaacaaaaacaaaaacaaacaaaacaacatcaacaacaacaacaacaaattagctgggtgtggtgatacacacttgtaatcccagctattcaggaggctgaggcacgagaatcgcttgaacctgggaggtggaggtggcactgagctgagattgcaccactacactccagcctgggcaacagagcgagactctgtctcagtcaatcagtcaatcaatatataaataagtttttgtagagacagggtctcactatgttgtctcgatctcctgggctcaagggatcctcttgcctcatccacccaaagtgctgggattacagatgtgagccaccatgcctggccatagaTTTTTACTGTAACTcaagtttataaaattaaaagaggAGGGGGAAATAGGAATGAGAGATTTAAAATAACCCTCAACTCATCCTTGAACAGCTTTGAATTCCAAAAAAGAGACATTTCCCTTGAGTGAAAACATATTACCAAATAGCATTTTCTAAACTGATAACCTTAATGCTGTATGGAAGGtgggatttttgtctgttcaatttttaaatacatagatGTTTCATTAGTGATTTTAGGGTGATCCATGACTATAGAGAAAAATAGGGGTCATCTAATGGACCAATTTAAAGAACTCAGCAGAATATACactaacaaatagaaaagaaaaggaaaagaaagctttGTCTGCTTTTTACGTCTCGAGTATGCGAGAATTAACCATTTCTAGATATGTTGTCATTCTCCTCATAAGCAAATATCTCTTCATTTGGGTTTTTGTAATATACTCTAATAAACGAAATTGCCTCTGTAAAAAAACTATGGGTCTTACACTTGTAGGTAAATGCCATTTAATTTTCAGATAATTAATCTCAGCAAATGATattgtggtatttttttaaaagccaatggAGCCATAAACATAGGCCTTTCTACATCTGTAGGTTTACTGGGGCCATCCTCCTTTGGAGATTTAACCTAAGGACTGTGTTAGCATTGAATCAGCCTGTGTGCCTTTCTCTGATACAGGCATCATAATTTACCTAGAAGAATATTGTTTTGGAAATTTTGGGCTAGAAAAGGAAGACTAAATGGGCTCTGCAACTTATATCATAGCTGTGCCCTGGGATTGATGGATTGTGAAGTCATTTCTTgatttaacaaatgttttaaaagtcagGAGGTTGACAGTTATCTAAACTACATGCAGTGCTTTTTTAAACCAGTTTCTCTTAAGCATGAGGCTGTAGCATAATGAAGTAGCAAACAAAGTGGCACCTGGGAGTAGTGTTGCGGGGAGAATTGCCATGTGGAAGAGTTTGGTTGTGAACATTAATAGTGAGTCatgaatgcaaaagaaatgattatgaggccgggcgcggtggctcacgcttgtaatcccagcactttgggaggctgaggcgggcggatcacgaggtcaggagatcgagaccacggtgaaaccccgtctctactaaaaatacaaaaaaattagccgggcgtggtggcgggcgcctgtagtcccagctactcggagaggctgaggcaggagaatggcgtgaacccgggaggcggagcttgcagtgagccgagatttgcaacactgcactctggtctgggcgacagagcgagactccatttcaaaaaaaaaaaagaaatgattatgaGCCCAGTGGAGGTCAGATGCCAGAAATGAATATCCACTGCTTCCTCATGCTAATCCACATTTTATGTGTAAGTCAAGAAGGTggtaggccggacgcggtggcttacgcctgtaatccctgcactttgagaggctgaggcaggtggatcacaaggtcaggagttcgagaccagcctggccaacatagtgaaaccccatctctacaaaaatacaaaaattagccaggcatggtggcacatgcctgtaattccagctacttgggaggctgaggcaggtgaatcacttgaacccacgaggcagaggttgtagtgagccaagatcacgtcactgcactccagcctaggcaacagaacgagactccgtctcaaagaaaacaaagcaaaacaaaaaaaaaaaaaaacaaaaagaaggtgGTTCGAGGGGGTGAGTGGGAAGTAATGGTATATTCCTGTTAGGTAGCCAGACTGATGAGATTGATAGAACTAGAGAAATCAAGAGGGTGGCCCTAAAGAAAAAGCATTAGGAAAAGGATGCATTGACTTGCGATCAATGTATTTCAACCCACCAGAAGTAAACTAGTAGGTACATTTCTTTGCTGGAACAGAGGACATTCAGTTATACTTACTACTCATTATACTGGATTCCCTCAAGAGGTAATCTAAATTGTCACTGGAGTGTTTTCATGGCCCAACCTGAACTGTACTCTCAGTCGCAACCCCAAAGAAGAACTAAACCTTACAGGTTTGAAAATGCCTTATGCATGTGTCTCAAACTGTTAGAGGTAGCTGAATCTTCCCGTAGCTGCCCTTAACCAAGTTTATTCTCCAATGTCCAGGTAAAATCATTTGAGGACATAGTCTCTGAGTTTGCACAGTGGCAAAACCAGACATGCAGAGCACAGATGTAATTCTTCTTCGCTTATTCCCTAGCAGACATACAGAAAGAATGTCCAGCAAATGATGCAGTGTCTGATCCGCAAGCTTGCTGCGCTCAGCCAGTACGAAGAAGTCCTGGCAAAAATCAGCTCCACATCCACAGATCGGCTCACAGTTCTCAAGACCAAGCCACAGTCTATACAAAGGGATATCATTACTGTCTGCAACGACCCTTACACGTTGGCCCAGCAGCTGACTCATATAGAGCTGGTAAGGCCGTTATCATCTTTGCCCTTTACAACCACAGATTTGCTTTGCTTTGGCAACCAGACAATATATTTGTCAGCAGTAATGTCACAGGAGAGGTCAGAATAATCCAAGTGGGAAATCATCTGAGATAGCTGTGAAACATACTTTGTTTATGGATTTGAATATGAATGCTTCTGATATTCTGGGGATTCACTTGTAAATAAATACTAAACAAGGTTGACGAGCAAAGAGTTTATTGACCTTCCTCACCTTCCGCCTCTAATCAGTTTTTCCAAAACCTGCTCAGCCTTTCACTATCTTGTGGAACATTGACCCAAGCAGAAAATTGCCTCTGCACAGACCTTGAAGATGATGAAAGTATTTAGGGTTAAAGGCTTATTTTATAATCTTCATTAAAAAATGGGGGGGTGGTGCCAATAGTCATAGAGGGAGTTGAcagtccatttcttttcattttctttaatactGTTGACCTTCTGGGTTTGTGTTTCAGGAGAGGCTCAATTATATTGGGCCAGAAGAATTTGTTCAGGCGTTCGTGCAGAAGGACCCTTTGGATAATGACAAGGTAATCAGTCTACCCAAAGGTCAGCACTGAAACCAAAAATGGAATTTATCAGTCTGTGATAGTGGGTATAAAGGACAGAAGTTAGAACTATATTCTGttgtagattttaaaatcagaatttttttttccatcagccACGTCTGATTCATGGCAGTTTTCTTGAGCAAGGTCTGCAAGCTCCTTTACAACATTGCCCCATCACTAACTTGtagccttttcttcctccttattGGGAAATTTAGTAAGACCTTTACAGCAAGTAGATGCAGGCATTTGTGGTGATGAAAATAGAAGATGAAAGCATAATGGTTTTAGCAGATTAAGAATCTGCTAAGAGAGAAGGTTCTGCCCATAATTCAACAATAGCAGGGGCAGGAAAGACAGGATGCACATCCAGCTTGCTGAGCAAGGGGCTTGACTGCTTTGCCTCTTGTTTTAAGGTGAATCTCTCATGAGAGGTCTATTGCCTAGGTGCAGCCcactattaaagaaaataatgctgGGCATGGACTGTCAAATCGGTGTACACATATAAGAAAATTTTTTATCTCCCAGTGACCTGGAAGCATTTTGAATTGTTAGGCAAAGACTACAACACCCGCTGCTGAAAGCCCCCTTCTGAGAGTAGGGGCAACAGCTGTTTTCCGGCTTTAGAATAGTGTCTCCTAATATAGGAAGTGAAGAATTTGTTTTGCAGTAGAAGGCTAGTGGactctttgtttgtttcttttttttggaaggaaggaaagaggggtgTAATTAGCCTCttcaagctggccttgaacttcaaGATGAGATTAACTTTTTTGCCTTTGAACAATGTGTTACTCACCCTACGAAAGAGCGTGATGGTGTAGACTTCTGTTTATCTACTTGGAAGATACTTAGTTTGTTGCAACATTATGTTCTAAAATTTTGTCCTATGcttaattttaagagaaaatgttCTACTCCTCTGTACTCTTAGCCACTTTTTGCTGTATCGATTATAGCAGTTGGTATTTGCACTCCATCTGAGTTGGGATTGTTTTGGAATGCAGCCAGAATTCTTCCTCTGAATTGTGTTTCTGAAGATACAATCCAGACTAACTTAGTTTCTTGGGAAGAGGGGTAGGCACACTTTGTTTTCGGAGGCcgaatctcactctgccacccatgctagagtgcagtggcacgatcccggttCACTCcaacctcctcccgggttcaagcgatttgattctcctgcttcagcctcccgcgtagctgggattacaggcacgtgccaccatgcccagctaattttttgtatgtttagtagagacggggtttcatcatattagccaggctgatctcgaactcctgacctctggtgatccacccgcctcagcctcccaaagtgttgggattacaggcgtgagccaccacacccggcctaaggACACTTTTATAAATGCATCAGAGTACATTTCTAGACCTCAAGTGTTTCACTGGACTATCCTAAAGGACTTTGGTATTTCTGTAAGGATAATCAAGAATGCCCGTggttgtctttctctctctctttctgttgttCTAAAAAGCTTTCCTAATCCATAAACTGAGAATAAAGGCTCATATTTCACAAAGTGAGAGTCCAATACATTCGTTTTTTTCCTCTAACTCAtctgtttactttgttttctCTAAAGAGTTGCTACAGTGAACGGAAGAAAACACGAAACTTAGAAGCTTACGTGGAATGGTTTAATCGCCTCAGCTACTTGGTTGCTACAGAAATCTGTATGGTGAGGAAATGAATTTTCTGTCTCCTAGTTCTCAACATTATTTTTTCATACTTATTTTAGAACTGTTGGGCCTTCATACTGGATAACTGCCCTCTATTGTCTTTTACTGTGTAGCCCGTTAAGAAAAAACACCGAGCAAGAATGATTGAGTATTTCATTGATGTAGCTCGGGAGTGTTTTAACATTGGCAACTTCAACTCCTTGATGGCGATAATCTGTGAGTATTTTGTGGAAGAGACATGTCGTTTATCTTTACGAATCCTGTAAAATGACCCACAGAAAATTTGCAGATAGTATGGTTTTGTTAGTacagactgtatttttttttttttttttttttttgagacagagtctcgctctgtcacccaggctggagtgcagtggcgcgatctcggctcactgcaagctccgcctcccgggttcacgccattctcctgcctcagcctctccgagtagctgggactacaggcgcccgccaccacgcccggctaattttttgtgtttttagtagagacggggtttcaccatggtctcgatctcctgacctcgtgatccgcccgcctcggcctcccaaagtgctgggattacaagcgtgagccaccgcgcccggcccagactgTCCAGAGTTATTTGAGAATGTCCAAAATGCTTTAAATAGCCAAATGAGTGCAAGTATGTGTGTAATCTTTCTTAAGTATGCAAGAATTGTTGGAATGTTTTAAGTTAACCTTAGCTAAATATGCATCTACAAAGGCTTATAGGTAAGATATTTGTCTAcataaagagttttaaaaagtattttggcAGCTTGCATATCAAGTATTATAGAAATAATGATCCAAGACTAAATTATCTGATTCCTTGGACAAGACAGTGGCCTAAGAAACTGGCACATTTTGTAACTGTTCAGGCTTCTAGTACTTATCACCCACAGACCTTATTACTCTAGTATACAAACTCACTCTATATCATGGAGGTTTTAACATCAGAGaccatgtttctttcctttcattctatAAATATGTATGGTAACAATATGTCTTGGTTCCAATTTATACTTGTTGTCTTGCCTTAATTATTGATAATAGCTTTTGATAGTAGCTCTTTCATTAAAAAGTGTCCTAGTTTGTATGATCAATTATATGGCCATCTTACAaattgtaggtgctcaataaacatttgaataaaagaataggctgggcacagtggctcacgcctgtaatcccagcacgttgggaggccaaggtgggtggatcacgaagtcaggagatcgagaccaccctggccaacatggtgaaaccctgtatctactaaaaatacaaaaattagctgggcatggtggctcatgcctataatcccagccactcaggaggctgaggcaagagaatcacttgaaccagggagtcggaggttgcagtgagctgaaatcatgccactgcattctagcctggtgacagagcaagactccgtctaaaaaaaaaaaaaaaagaagaagaagaagagagttgAGGTCTTTTTGAAGGATCAGTTTGAAGCTAGAGAGTCTACCAAATTTAATTCAAGAATCTTAATCTAATAAATTCTCCCTTCCaccaatttatttttccattttgtttacgtatcatttcctctttctctccccccaTAAAAATACTGGCCAAGTCTCAGCTTATTATTTATCTGACTAACTCCATGAAAATAGCAAACAGAAAGATTATCTGAATCAGGGACTGAAAGGCCCACAGTCTAGATAATAGATTACTTAATTTCCCTCTACTAGTAAGAAAATATCAAGGCAAGCCATAGCATTGGAGAAAATGTAATACATAGAGCTGACAAATAACttgtatccagaatctataaaaaaaccctgcaaatcaataaaaaggcaaataacccAGTGGAAAAAAAAGGCCGAAAGACTGAAACAGATATGTCGTGCAAGAAGATACTGTATATTAATGGCTAACGAGTATCTGAAATGGTGTtccacatcattagtcatcagagaaatacaaattaaattgcAGCAAAATATTAATACCATTGCATACACTAGAATgactggaattttaaaaactggttacACCAAATAGTGTTGAAGATGTGGAACAAGTGGGGCTCTTATTATACATATTTGGCAGAAGTATAAAATGGTACtactactttggaaaactgttcagCAATTTCTTATAAGGTTAAACGTATTTCTAGCCTGCAATGCAGAGATTGCACACACCTACATATTTACTCCATGAAAATGCAAACACATGTCCACAGA
The nucleotide sequence above comes from Symphalangus syndactylus isolate Jambi chromosome 10, NHGRI_mSymSyn1-v2.1_pri, whole genome shotgun sequence. Encoded proteins:
- the RASGEF1B gene encoding ras-GEF domain-containing family member 1B isoform X4 — encoded protein: MIIKKESMPQTPPFSAMFDSSGYNRNLYQSAEDSCGGLYYHDNNLLSGSLEALIQHLVPNVDYYPDRTYIFTFLLSSRLFMHPYELMAKVCHLCVEHQRLSDPDNDKNQMRKIAPKILQLLTEWTETFPYDFRDERMMRNLKDLAHRIASGEETYRKNVQQMMQCLIRKLAALSQYEEVLAKISSTSTDRLTVLKTKPQSIQRDIITVCNDPYTLAQQLTHIELERLNYIGPEEFVQAFVQKDPLDNDKSCYSERKKTRNLEAYVEWFNRLSYLVATEICMPVKKKHRARMIEYFIDVARECFNIGNFNSLMAIISGMNMSPVSRLKKTWAKVKTAKFDILEHQMDPSSNFYNYRTALRGAAQRSLTAHSSREKIVIPFFSLLIKDIYFLNEGCANRLPNGHVNFEKFWELAKQVSEFMTWKQVECPFERDRKILQYLLTVPVFSEDALYLASYESEGPENHVEKDRWKSLRSSLLGRV
- the RASGEF1B gene encoding ras-GEF domain-containing family member 1B isoform X5, with amino-acid sequence MPQTPPFSAMFDSSGYNRNLYQSAEDSCGGLYYHDNNLLSGSLEALIQHLVPNVDYYPDRTYIFTFLLSSRLFMHPYELMAKVCHLCVEHQRLSDPDNDKNQMRKIAPKILQLLTEWTETFPYDFRDERMMRNLKDLAHRIASGEEQTYRKNVQQMMQCLIRKLAALSQYEEVLAKISSTSTDRLTVLKTKPQSIQRDIITVCNDPYTLAQQLTHIELERLNYIGPEEFVQAFVQKDPLDNDKSCYSERKKTRNLEAYVEWFNRLSYLVATEICMPVKKKHRARMIEYFIDVARECFNIGNFNSLMAIISGMNMSPVSRLKKTWAKVKTAKFDILEHQMDPSSNFYNYRTALRGAAQRSLTAHSSREKIVIPFFSLLIKDIYFLNEGCANRLPNGHVNFEKFWELAKQVSEFMTWKQVECPFERDRKILQYLLTVPVFSEDALYLASYESEGPENHVEKDRWKSLRSSLLGRV
- the RASGEF1B gene encoding ras-GEF domain-containing family member 1B isoform X6, producing MPQTPPFSAMFDSSGYNRNLYQSAEDSCGGLYYHDNNLLSGSLEALIQHLVPNVDYYPDRTYIFTFLLSSRLFMHPYELMAKVCHLCVEHQRLSDPDNDKNQMRKIAPKILQLLTEWTETFPYDFRDERMMRNLKDLAHRIASGEETYRKNVQQMMQCLIRKLAALSQYEEVLAKISSTSTDRLTVLKTKPQSIQRDIITVCNDPYTLAQQLTHIELERLNYIGPEEFVQAFVQKDPLDNDKSCYSERKKTRNLEAYVEWFNRLSYLVATEICMPVKKKHRARMIEYFIDVARECFNIGNFNSLMAIISGMNMSPVSRLKKTWAKVKTAKFDILEHQMDPSSNFYNYRTALRGAAQRSLTAHSSREKIVIPFFSLLIKDIYFLNEGCANRLPNGHVNFEKFWELAKQVSEFMTWKQVECPFERDRKILQYLLTVPVFSEDALYLASYESEGPENHVEKDRWKSLRSSLLGRV